A DNA window from Paraburkholderia sp. IMGN_8 contains the following coding sequences:
- a CDS encoding acyl-CoA dehydrogenase family protein, producing MNFDFSDDQLAIRDAVEALCADFGADYWLERDSDGRWPSEFCDAVARGGWFGVTMPREHGGAGLGIAAAAMVMRTIGKLGSAAVSSVHLNLFGPQPVVVFGTQEQKRRMLPPLIDGSHRACFGVTEPNVGSDTTRVRTLARRAGDRYVVHGQKVWTSTAQHANKILLVARTTPIEECARPMDGVTLFYTDLDRSQVRISEIEKMARKAVDSNELFIDGLEIPVEDRIGEEGQGFKYLLHGLNPERILVAAAALGAAQTALERATDYAKERVVFGRPIGKNQAIQHPLAECWMRLQSAELLMWKAAALYDAGKPCGVEATAAKYLAAEAGYETALRAVRTHGGFGFAKEYHVERGLRESVLPLLAPVTQELALCYVAEQALGLPKSY from the coding sequence ATGAATTTCGATTTCTCCGACGACCAGCTGGCGATCCGCGACGCCGTCGAGGCCCTCTGCGCCGACTTCGGCGCCGATTACTGGCTCGAGCGCGACAGCGACGGGCGCTGGCCCAGCGAATTCTGCGACGCCGTTGCCCGCGGCGGGTGGTTCGGCGTGACGATGCCCAGGGAGCATGGCGGCGCCGGCCTCGGGATCGCGGCGGCCGCGATGGTGATGCGCACCATCGGCAAGCTCGGCTCGGCGGCCGTGTCGTCGGTGCATCTGAACCTGTTCGGCCCGCAGCCGGTGGTCGTGTTCGGCACGCAGGAGCAGAAGCGGCGCATGCTGCCGCCGCTGATCGACGGCTCGCATCGCGCCTGCTTCGGCGTGACGGAGCCCAACGTCGGCTCCGACACCACCCGCGTCAGAACCCTCGCCCGCCGCGCCGGCGACCGCTATGTCGTGCACGGCCAGAAGGTCTGGACCTCGACCGCGCAGCACGCCAACAAGATCCTGCTGGTGGCGCGCACGACGCCGATCGAGGAATGCGCGCGGCCGATGGACGGCGTCACGCTGTTCTACACCGACCTCGACCGCTCGCAGGTGCGCATCAGCGAGATCGAGAAGATGGCGCGCAAGGCCGTGGACTCGAACGAACTGTTCATCGACGGGCTGGAGATCCCTGTCGAGGATCGCATCGGCGAGGAAGGCCAGGGCTTCAAGTATTTGCTGCACGGCCTGAACCCGGAGCGCATCCTCGTCGCCGCTGCCGCGCTCGGTGCCGCGCAGACGGCACTCGAGCGTGCGACGGACTATGCCAAGGAACGCGTCGTGTTCGGGCGGCCGATCGGCAAGAACCAGGCGATCCAGCATCCGCTGGCCGAATGCTGGATGCGTCTGCAATCGGCAGAGCTGCTGATGTGGAAGGCCGCTGCGCTGTACGACGCGGGCAAGCCGTGCGGCGTCGAGGCCACTGCGGCCAAGTACCTGGCTGCGGAGGCCGGCTATGAGACGGCTTTGCGTGCCGTCCGTACGCACGGCGGATTCGGCTTCGCCAAGGAGTACCACGTCGAGCGCGGCTTGCGCGAAAGCGTGCTGCCCCTGCTCGCGCCGGTGACGCAGGAGCTCGCGCTGTGCTACGTCGCCGAGCAGGCCCTCGGATTGCCGAAATCGTATTGA
- a CDS encoding GntR family transcriptional regulator — protein MIKRNSHVDIKAERPELGAERGVAQYQRLASLLRHRIANGDYPLSTQLPSITQLANDFGVAVVSVRQAYELLSREGLIRSQRGVGTHVAALPAATGDIELAINDPFAAPHALSFEILEVRRRTLVPPELLGPNDSSDGEYVCVRKLHTYSGEPFCYAEIYVPTPVFESLPRDIAKKRKLLAAVLDELGTRCKRVRQRLTVMPADFPLCDMLKMPFASPVAKMSRRLVDGKGKLLYAGVTWYRGDRYVSEIDFPVSVLKSMPGITEPQPDWPASASGAESSRLNLK, from the coding sequence GTGATCAAGCGCAACAGTCATGTCGACATCAAGGCCGAGCGACCGGAGCTGGGGGCCGAACGCGGCGTTGCACAATATCAGCGTTTGGCTTCCTTACTGAGGCATCGGATCGCGAACGGCGATTACCCGCTCAGCACGCAGCTGCCGTCAATCACGCAACTGGCAAACGACTTTGGGGTCGCCGTCGTCTCTGTCCGGCAAGCGTACGAGCTGCTTTCCAGGGAAGGGCTGATCCGCAGCCAGCGGGGTGTTGGCACCCACGTGGCCGCGCTGCCCGCCGCCACCGGTGACATCGAACTGGCGATCAACGATCCGTTCGCCGCGCCGCATGCGCTTTCCTTCGAGATACTCGAAGTCCGGCGGCGCACTCTGGTGCCGCCGGAGCTGCTCGGGCCCAACGACTCGTCGGACGGCGAATACGTGTGCGTTCGTAAACTGCACACCTATTCCGGCGAGCCGTTCTGCTACGCCGAGATCTATGTGCCCACGCCGGTCTTCGAATCGCTGCCCAGGGACATCGCCAAGAAAAGGAAGCTGCTCGCCGCGGTGCTCGACGAACTGGGCACGCGCTGCAAACGCGTGCGGCAACGCCTAACCGTAATGCCCGCCGATTTTCCTCTGTGCGACATGCTGAAGATGCCGTTCGCCTCCCCCGTCGCGAAAATGTCGCGGCGCCTGGTCGACGGCAAAGGCAAATTGCTGTACGCCGGTGTCACCTGGTATCGGGGCGACCGCTACGTCTCGGAGATTGACTTCCCCGTGTCCGTATTGAAGAGCATGCCCGGCATCACCGAACCCCAGCCGGACTGGCCGGCGAGCGCAAGCGGGGCTGAAAGCTCTCGCTTGAACCTCAAGTAA